AGTACTAACTGGCTGCCCTCAGGGTGACGAATGCGCTCGCGAATTCGCTCGTAAAGGATATCGCCCGCCTGATAGGTGTTGAAAAACGTCACCTGTAGCGGTACGCCCTGCCACACTTCGTAACCTTCGTCGTTGCTTCTTTGCAGAACGGTTTCATCCAGCAGCGCACAGGCGGCATAGCTCACGTCGTCAATCACGGTGGCGTCGTACTGCATCTCGGTCAGGCGCTGGCGCAGAGTGGTGATCTGATCCACACAGCGCTTGTAGAGCGCCTCGCCCTTCTCAACGACAGCGCCCGCCCGCAGGTGAACTACGGTTAAGGCGACGTCGCGCAACAGTTCGTCAATGGATACGGTTTGGCTGCTTTGACTCATGATTTAAGTACCGCAAAAAGCTCTAGAGACACGTCCGGCAGCGATCGGGGGACGTAAAACTCGCAACAGCGAGCCGCCAGC
This DNA window, taken from Leminorella richardii, encodes the following:
- the tssL gene encoding type VI secretion system protein TssL, short form, with the translated sequence MSQSSQTVSIDELLRDVALTVVHLRAGAVVEKGEALYKRCVDQITTLRQRLTEMQYDATVIDDVSYAACALLDETVLQRSNDEGYEVWQGVPLQVTFFNTYQAGDILYERIRERIRHPEGSQLVLACYDRVLGLGFQGRYQSQPQGEREALVMAVRDLLPAAQNPGGGGLMNAFSARTGLWRGTSLLFWTGVSLVAVVALYFALRYHIDSLLAQLLQGA